AGCGATGGTATCATGAGCGATAAAACGCGCCAGAGTATCGACGTGGCTGTCGGTGTCGTCGCCCTTTATAAAGCCGTTTTTAAGCCATATGACGCGCCCAAGGCCAAAAAGCTCCTTAAGCCGCGCCTCGATCTGCTCTTTGTTTAGATGGGCGTTGCGATTGTCGTTTAGTAGGCACTTTTGCGTCGTTAGTAGCGTGCCGCGCCCGTTAAAATCGATACTGCCGCCCTCAAGCACGAGATCGATACTTCGCAAATCGCTTTTAAAACGCTTGGCAAGCTCCAAATTTACGGCATTATCCTTCGAACTTTCAAATTTACCGCCCCAAGCGTTAAATTTAAAATCATAACTGACGATTTTCGCGCCGTCCTGCACGTCTATCATGCCGTAGTCGCGTATCCACGTATCATCGGTGTCGATTTTTACGAACTCCACGTTATCAAATTTAGCAAATCGCTCCCGAAAAATCCCCTCATCGGGGCAGATCAAAACGACCTTTTGAAACGGCGCGATAGCTGCCACCAGCCTCTCGTAGGCATCCAAAATTTCGCCCAGATACGGCTTCCAGTCGGTATTTTCGTGCGGTAGCGATAAAAATATCAGCTCTTGTTTTTCCCACTCTGCAAACGCTCTCAAATTTGTCCTTTATTTAAATAATTTCTATCAAAATTTAGGGGTTATGATACCTTTTGCAAGCTTAAATTTTAAAATAAATCATACAAAATTAGTTTTAAATTTAGTTTGCTTTCGCTACAATCTCGCTAAATTATCAAAAAGAAGCTAAAAAAATTATGGATTTTGAGTTTATAAAAGAATTTACGCCGATGTTCGTAAAAGCTGGCATTTTCACAGTCAAGCTCTCTGTTTACGGTATCTTGCTATCGCTTGTTATCGGCATATTTTGCACGCTGGTTAAATTTTACAAGATCAAGCTCCTAACGCCTATCGTAAACGGCTACATCGAGGTTTCCAGAAACACTCCGCTACTTATACAGCTTTTTTTCCTCTACTACGGACTTAGTAAATTCGGGCTAAATTTGAGCGCCTTTACCTGCGCGGTCGCGGGACTTGCGTTTCTAGGCGGCAGCTACATGGCGGAGAGTTTTCGCCTTGGTTTTGAGGCGGTGAAAAAGACGCAGATCGAGGCCGCGCTTAGCGTCGCGCTCACGCAAGGGCAAATTTTACGCTACGTTATCTTGCCTCAGGCTTTTAGCGTTTCGATCCCCGCGGTCGCGGCTAACGTCATCTTTCTCATCAAAGAAACCTCGGTCATCAGTATCATCGCCCTGCCCGATCTAGTTTACGCGACCAAGGATATCATCGGGCTTTACTACATGACCGACGAGGCGCTTTTTATGCTCGTCGTTAGCTATTTGATTATCATTTTGCCGATATCTTTGGTGTTATTTTGGCTAGAAAAAAGGATGAGAGTTG
This region of Campylobacter showae CSUNSWCD genomic DNA includes:
- a CDS encoding agmatine deiminase family protein, yielding MRAFAEWEKQELIFLSLPHENTDWKPYLGEILDAYERLVAAIAPFQKVVLICPDEGIFRERFAKFDNVEFVKIDTDDTWIRDYGMIDVQDGAKIVSYDFKFNAWGGKFESSKDNAVNLELAKRFKSDLRSIDLVLEGGSIDFNGRGTLLTTQKCLLNDNRNAHLNKEQIEARLKELFGLGRVIWLKNGFIKGDDTDSHVDTLARFIAHDTIAYASCDDPNDEHFEELAAMKKELENTGFKLVPLPLPKAKFYGDKRLGCTYANFIFINGAAIVPTYNDDNDKIVLERLAQELPNHKIIGVDSLVFVRQNGSLHCSSQNRFVGARSESEI
- a CDS encoding amino acid ABC transporter permease, whose amino-acid sequence is MDFEFIKEFTPMFVKAGIFTVKLSVYGILLSLVIGIFCTLVKFYKIKLLTPIVNGYIEVSRNTPLLIQLFFLYYGLSKFGLNLSAFTCAVAGLAFLGGSYMAESFRLGFEAVKKTQIEAALSVALTQGQILRYVILPQAFSVSIPAVAANVIFLIKETSVISIIALPDLVYATKDIIGLYYMTDEALFMLVVSYLIIILPISLVLFWLEKRMRVGRS